A genome region from Ligilactobacillus cholophilus includes the following:
- the groES gene encoding co-chaperone GroES, which produces MLKPLGDRVVLKVEKEKEETVGGIVLASNAKEKPQTGKVVAVGDGKLLENGQKAVPSVKDGDKVLFDKYAGTEVKYDGEDYLIVRDSDIMAIVD; this is translated from the coding sequence GTGCTTAAACCATTAGGAGACCGCGTAGTCTTAAAAGTTGAAAAAGAAAAAGAAGAAACTGTTGGAGGAATTGTATTAGCAAGTAATGCAAAGGAAAAGCCTCAAACAGGAAAAGTCGTTGCAGTAGGTGACGGTAAGTTATTAGAAAATGGACAAAAAGCAGTTCCTAGCGTTAAAGATGGCGATAAAGTCTTATTTGATAAATATGCTGGTACTGAAGTTAAATATGATGGAGAAGATTATTTAATTGTTCGTGATAGTGACATCATGGCAATTGTAGACTAG
- the rimI gene encoding ribosomal protein S18-alanine N-acetyltransferase, whose protein sequence is MKKFKNKIQHILGKQTDLQDIDFENQNIILDNKEYLFCRGVVSAIPEMLSVERAVYNGKTPIDYGFFEKQVQNQTQNLVLLVRFEDQVVAYVICSYSFNEAKIKDIAIVPRFQGKGIATKMIQIIINEAKKYGSEKVLLDVRQSNLQGQKFYHDLGFKETRIKHHYFADNDENAYEYEYQIKGE, encoded by the coding sequence TTGAAAAAGTTTAAAAATAAAATCCAACATATTCTAGGAAAGCAAACGGATTTACAAGATATTGATTTTGAAAACCAAAATATTATTTTGGATAATAAAGAATATCTTTTTTGTCGAGGAGTTGTATCGGCAATTCCAGAAATGCTATCAGTTGAACGAGCTGTTTATAATGGTAAAACACCGATAGATTATGGATTTTTTGAAAAACAAGTACAAAATCAAACTCAAAATTTGGTGTTACTTGTTAGATTTGAAGATCAAGTAGTGGCTTATGTTATTTGTAGTTATTCATTTAACGAAGCTAAAATAAAAGATATTGCCATTGTTCCACGTTTTCAAGGCAAGGGCATTGCAACTAAAATGATTCAAATCATTATTAATGAGGCTAAAAAATATGGAAGTGAGAAAGTATTACTTGATGTACGGCAAAGTAATTTGCAAGGACAAAAGTTTTATCATGATTTAGGTTTTAAAGAAACTCGAATCAAACACCATTATTTTGCAGATAATGATGAGAATGCTTATGAATACGAATATCAGATAAAAGGTGAGTAG
- the tsaD gene encoding tRNA (adenosine(37)-N6)-threonylcarbamoyltransferase complex transferase subunit TsaD, translating into MEEKRNLILSFESSCDETSVAVIENGCKILSNIVATQIKSHQRFGGVVPEVASRHHIEVITVCIKDALAEANVTYDDLDAVAVTYGPGLVGSLLIGVTAAKAVAFAHNLPLVPVNHMAGHIYAARYVSEIKFPALALLVSGGHTELVYMPKENEFKIIGETRDDAAGEAFDKVGRVLGIKYPAGKEIDELAHQGQDTFHFPRAMENEDNFDFSFSGLKSAFINVVHHADQVGEVLDKKDLAASFEASVVDVLAEKTLKALEKYPVKQFILAGGVAANKALRDRLDCELSKFENVEFIKAPLKLCGDNAAMIGAAGFVAYKHGERANLDLNANPSLEFEWIDE; encoded by the coding sequence ATGGAAGAGAAAAGAAATTTAATTTTATCATTTGAATCTAGTTGTGATGAAACTAGCGTAGCAGTCATTGAAAATGGATGTAAAATTTTATCTAATATCGTTGCTACTCAAATTAAAAGTCATCAACGATTTGGTGGAGTAGTACCAGAAGTAGCTAGTCGGCACCATATTGAGGTAATTACAGTATGCATTAAAGATGCTTTAGCTGAAGCAAATGTAACGTACGATGATTTAGATGCTGTTGCTGTGACATATGGACCGGGTTTAGTTGGTTCATTGCTAATTGGAGTTACTGCAGCAAAAGCGGTGGCATTTGCACATAATTTACCTTTGGTTCCAGTTAATCACATGGCAGGACATATTTATGCAGCACGTTACGTAAGTGAAATAAAATTTCCAGCATTAGCCTTATTGGTTTCAGGTGGACATACTGAATTAGTTTATATGCCAAAAGAAAATGAATTTAAAATTATTGGTGAGACACGAGATGATGCAGCTGGTGAAGCTTTTGATAAAGTTGGCCGTGTTTTAGGAATTAAATATCCAGCAGGGAAAGAAATTGATGAATTAGCTCACCAAGGACAAGATACTTTCCATTTTCCACGTGCAATGGAAAATGAGGATAACTTTGATTTTAGTTTTAGTGGATTAAAAAGTGCATTTATTAATGTAGTTCACCATGCTGATCAAGTTGGAGAAGTATTAGATAAAAAGGACTTAGCAGCAAGTTTTGAAGCTAGTGTTGTAGATGTTTTAGCTGAAAAAACACTTAAAGCTTTGGAAAAATATCCTGTAAAACAATTTATTTTAGCTGGTGGAGTTGCAGCAAATAAGGCTTTACGGGATCGTTTAGATTGCGAGTTAAGCAAATTTGAAAATGTTGAATTTATTAAAGCACCATTAAAATTATGTGGAGATAATGCAGCGATGATTGGGGCTGCTGGTTTTGTGGCCTATAAACATGGAGAACGTGCTAATTTAGATTTAAATGCTAATCCAAGTTTAGAATTTGAATGGATTGATGAATAA
- the rsmI gene encoding 16S rRNA (cytidine(1402)-2'-O)-methyltransferase codes for MAIQKNSSFRNLDSKGALYLVPTPIGNLKDMSPRAVETLKQVNLIAAEDTRNTQKLLNYFDIKTKQISFHKFNTKERIPELIQKLNNGQDIAQVSDAGTPSISDPGHELVESCIKNEIRVIAIPGPSASITALIASGILPQPFIFYGFLPRKKSEQINELEKLNGQEYTQVYYEAPHRLKKTLENMVTVFGEKRKVVLCRELTKRYEEYIRGNLQEALEWSTNEDVRGEFVIVVQGNEKCENEIQDVQCKLTIKEQVQRLIDQQGIKPNAAIKIVAKNNNLKKQEVYNEFHGLR; via the coding sequence ATGGCAATTCAAAAGAATAGTAGTTTTCGTAATTTAGACTCAAAAGGTGCATTATATTTAGTACCTACTCCAATTGGTAATTTAAAAGATATGAGTCCTCGAGCAGTTGAGACTTTAAAGCAAGTTAATCTTATCGCTGCTGAAGACACACGTAATACTCAAAAGTTATTAAATTATTTTGATATTAAAACAAAACAAATTAGTTTTCATAAATTTAATACAAAAGAACGTATTCCAGAATTAATACAAAAACTTAATAATGGACAAGACATTGCTCAAGTTAGCGATGCAGGAACACCATCAATAAGTGATCCTGGACATGAACTAGTTGAAAGTTGCATAAAAAATGAAATTAGAGTAATTGCTATTCCAGGACCAAGTGCATCTATTACTGCTTTAATAGCATCAGGTATTCTACCACAACCATTTATTTTTTATGGTTTTTTGCCACGGAAAAAATCTGAACAAATAAATGAATTAGAAAAATTAAATGGTCAGGAATATACTCAAGTATATTATGAAGCTCCTCATCGTTTGAAGAAGACATTAGAAAATATGGTGACAGTTTTTGGAGAAAAAAGAAAAGTGGTTTTATGTCGTGAATTAACAAAACGTTATGAGGAATACATACGGGGAAATTTACAAGAGGCACTCGAATGGAGTACTAATGAAGATGTTCGAGGAGAATTTGTAATAGTTGTTCAGGGAAATGAAAAATGTGAAAATGAGATACAAGATGTGCAGTGCAAGTTGACAATTAAAGAACAGGTTCAAAGATTAATTGATCAACAAGGTATTAAACCAAATGCTGCAATTAAGATAGTTGCTAAAAATAATAATTTAAAAAAACAAGAAGTGTATAATGAATTTCATGGATTAAGATAA
- the tsaB gene encoding tRNA (adenosine(37)-N6)-threonylcarbamoyltransferase complex dimerization subunit type 1 TsaB, with translation MKILAIDTSNQPLSVAVLDDENLLATKTTNVSRNHSVTLMPTIQEILKGCKITVQDIDRFVVAQGPGSYTGLRIGVTAAKVLASTLNKELVGVSSLKVVAANIFPQEDCLIIPYFDARNQNVFAAAYQWKNGILETKIADMHISFDNLLNKLSELDQRVIFVGKENDEFVKMAQKNLKLAFTFASADYQIPQAAILGRLGAKENTSDIDSFVPQYKRLTQAELQWMEKHPEEKNSHGSYVEKV, from the coding sequence ATGAAAATATTAGCAATTGATACATCGAATCAACCATTATCTGTTGCTGTTTTAGATGATGAAAATTTATTAGCTACTAAAACAACGAATGTTTCAAGAAACCATAGTGTTACACTAATGCCAACTATTCAAGAAATTTTGAAAGGTTGTAAAATAACAGTTCAAGATATAGACCGATTTGTAGTTGCACAAGGACCAGGCTCTTATACAGGATTAAGAATAGGTGTAACAGCTGCCAAAGTATTAGCTTCTACATTAAATAAAGAATTAGTAGGAGTTTCTAGTTTAAAGGTGGTTGCTGCAAACATTTTTCCACAAGAAGATTGCTTAATTATCCCATATTTTGATGCACGCAACCAAAATGTATTTGCGGCTGCATATCAGTGGAAAAATGGAATTTTAGAAACTAAAATAGCAGATATGCATATAAGTTTTGATAATTTGCTTAATAAATTATCTGAATTAGATCAAAGAGTTATTTTTGTGGGAAAAGAAAATGATGAATTTGTAAAAATGGCTCAAAAAAATTTAAAATTGGCATTTACATTTGCTTCTGCTGATTATCAAATTCCACAAGCTGCAATTTTAGGTAGACTAGGAGCAAAGGAAAATACTTCTGATATTGATTCTTTTGTACCACAATATAAACGATTAACACAAGCAGAATTACAATGGATGGAAAAGCATCCGGAGGAGAAAAATAGTCATGGGAGTTATGTTGAAAAAGTTTAA
- a CDS encoding ABC-F family ATP-binding cassette domain-containing protein: MLLLQAQHVAQHFGADILFEDINMDIQDHSRIGLVGRNGAGKSTLIKMIMGLKEPSEGKITKKKNLSIGYLAQSNGLESNQSIYLEMKSVFKSLIEMEEKIHKLETQIASPNVDSDSPQYQQLLNQYDQLSHDFKELNGYGYENEIKGVLKGLGFNDSDFDRPVNSLSGGQKTRLALAKLLLEKRDLLILDEPTNHLDIQTLTWLENYIQNYSGALLIVSHDRYFLDKVVNEIYEITHKHSNHYTGNYSDYIKEKQARLKAQWKAYEKQQNEINHLEEFVNKNIVRASTTKRAQSKRKQLEKIDRLDRPEGYEKGPHFEFTSDKDSGNVVLQVNDAAIGYDQKILSEPINLEIKKHQIIAIVGPNGIGKSTLLKSILNKIPLIKGKIRLGSNVQPGYYDQEQQTLHSNKTVLNEIWDDHPTTPEKDIRSILGSFLFQGDEVKKIVHNLSGGEKARLMLTKLAMQHDNFLILDEPTNHLDIESKEVLEQAIQNFNGTVLFVSHDRYFINKVASEVLEITPDGSTLYLGNYDYYVTKKEEQEFLKSSKNENKIQESQISNAKLNYQQSKEQQKKLRKLNRELQKIEEMISNSEIQKEKVEHEMTQPDAFNDINKMNDLQMKLDKISKELDNLEQEWEEKSIELEEFQDNLG; this comes from the coding sequence ATGTTACTACTTCAAGCTCAACATGTTGCACAACATTTTGGCGCTGATATTTTATTTGAAGATATAAATATGGATATCCAAGATCATTCGCGCATTGGACTAGTTGGACGTAATGGTGCCGGTAAATCTACTCTAATCAAAATGATAATGGGACTTAAAGAACCAAGCGAAGGTAAAATTACAAAAAAGAAAAATTTATCAATTGGGTATCTTGCCCAAAGTAACGGTCTTGAATCTAACCAATCAATTTATCTTGAAATGAAATCAGTTTTCAAATCTTTGATTGAAATGGAAGAAAAAATTCATAAACTAGAAACGCAAATTGCTTCTCCAAATGTAGATTCAGATTCTCCACAATATCAACAATTACTGAATCAATATGATCAATTGAGTCATGATTTCAAAGAACTTAATGGATATGGATATGAGAACGAAATTAAGGGAGTTTTAAAAGGATTAGGTTTTAATGATTCAGATTTTGATCGTCCTGTTAATTCATTATCTGGTGGTCAAAAGACAAGACTTGCACTAGCAAAATTATTGCTTGAAAAACGTGATTTATTAATTTTAGACGAACCTACTAACCATCTAGATATTCAGACATTAACATGGCTTGAAAACTATATTCAAAATTATTCAGGTGCCCTATTAATTGTGTCACATGATCGTTATTTTTTAGATAAAGTCGTTAACGAAATTTATGAAATTACACATAAACATTCAAACCACTACACTGGAAACTATTCTGACTATATTAAAGAAAAGCAAGCACGTCTTAAAGCACAATGGAAAGCATATGAAAAACAGCAAAACGAAATTAACCATTTAGAAGAATTTGTAAATAAAAATATTGTTAGAGCCTCAACGACAAAGAGAGCACAAAGCAAACGCAAACAACTAGAAAAAATAGACCGATTAGATCGCCCAGAAGGTTATGAAAAAGGCCCTCATTTTGAATTTACTAGTGATAAAGATAGTGGAAATGTAGTACTTCAAGTTAATGACGCAGCAATAGGATATGATCAAAAAATATTATCTGAACCAATTAATCTTGAAATTAAAAAACATCAAATTATTGCTATTGTTGGTCCAAATGGGATTGGTAAATCAACTTTACTAAAAAGTATTTTAAATAAAATTCCTTTAATTAAAGGAAAAATCCGTTTAGGTTCAAATGTACAACCTGGTTATTATGATCAAGAACAACAAACTCTACATAGTAATAAAACGGTACTAAATGAAATTTGGGATGACCATCCAACGACTCCTGAAAAAGATATTCGATCAATTTTAGGAAGTTTTTTATTTCAAGGAGATGAAGTTAAAAAAATTGTCCATAATCTATCTGGTGGCGAAAAAGCCCGTTTAATGTTAACTAAATTGGCAATGCAACATGATAATTTTTTGATTTTGGATGAACCTACTAACCACTTAGATATTGAAAGTAAAGAAGTATTAGAACAAGCTATTCAAAATTTTAATGGTACAGTATTGTTTGTCTCACATGATCGTTACTTTATTAATAAAGTTGCAAGTGAGGTATTAGAAATTACTCCTGATGGAAGTACTCTCTATCTTGGAAATTATGACTATTATGTTACAAAAAAAGAAGAACAAGAATTTTTAAAATCATCAAAAAATGAAAATAAAATTCAAGAAAGTCAAATTTCAAATGCAAAATTAAATTATCAGCAAAGTAAAGAACAACAAAAAAAATTACGCAAACTAAATCGCGAATTACAAAAAATTGAAGAAATGATTTCAAATTCTGAAATTCAAAAAGAAAAAGTTGAACATGAAATGACTCAACCTGATGCATTCAATGACATAAATAAAATGAATGATTTACAAATGAAACTTGATAAGATTTCAAAGGAATTAGATAATTTAGAACAAGAATGGGAAGAAAAATCAATAGAATTAGAAGAATTCCAAGATAACTTAGGATGA
- a CDS encoding cyclic-di-AMP receptor gives MKLIIAIIQDKDSDKLSNRFIEHNIRATKLASSGSFLRSGNSTFLIGIDDERVAEVIDLIKHTSKQRNKYITPPVALDTHVEGIYNNYPRKVRVGGGTIFVLDIEDFEQF, from the coding sequence ATGAAACTGATAATTGCAATTATTCAAGATAAAGACAGCGATAAACTTAGTAATCGATTTATTGAACATAATATTCGTGCTACAAAATTAGCTTCAAGTGGAAGTTTTTTAAGATCTGGGAATTCTACATTTTTAATTGGAATTGATGATGAAAGAGTTGCAGAAGTAATTGATTTGATTAAGCATACGTCTAAACAACGAAACAAATATATTACTCCGCCTGTAGCATTAGACACCCATGTAGAAGGAATTTATAATAATTATCCAAGAAAAGTAAGAGTTGGCGGAGGAACGATATTTGTATTAGATATTGAAGATTTTGAACAATTTTAG
- the groL gene encoding chaperonin GroEL (60 kDa chaperone family; promotes refolding of misfolded polypeptides especially under stressful conditions; forms two stacked rings of heptamers to form a barrel-shaped 14mer; ends can be capped by GroES; misfolded proteins enter the barrel where they are refolded when GroES binds) — MAKEIKFSEDARAKMLAGVDKLANTVKSTIGPKGRNVVLEQSYGAPTITNDGVTIAKAIELEDHFENMGAKLVAEVASKTNDIAGDGTTTATVLTQAIVNEGMKNVTAGANPVGIRKGIEKATKAAVKSLHEMSHKVESKSDIQQIASISAANEEVGKFIADAMEKVGNDGVITVEESKGIDTSLDVVEGMQFDRGYLSQYMVTDEDKMEADLDNPYILVTDKKVSNIQELLPLLQSIVQQGRPLLIIADDVDGEALPTLVLNKIRGTFNVVAVKAPGFGDRRKEMLQDIAILTGATVITDDLGLQLKDTTVDQLGSAAKVTVTKENTTIVEGAGDKSKIEERVAQIKGQIAETTSDFDKEKLQERLAKLAGGVAVIKVGAATETELKEQKYRIEDALNATRAAVEEGFVPGGGTALVNAIKDVEELDEAGDIQTGVNIVKRALEEPVRQIAENAGLEGSVIVEKLKEQKDGIGYNAAADKWEDMVDAGIVDPTKVTRSALQNAASVSALLLTTEAVVADKPEEKKDAAPQQDMGGMM, encoded by the coding sequence ATGGCAAAAGAAATTAAATTTTCAGAAGATGCACGTGCAAAGATGCTTGCAGGTGTTGATAAATTAGCAAATACTGTAAAATCAACAATTGGTCCTAAAGGACGTAATGTTGTATTAGAACAATCATATGGTGCACCAACAATCACAAATGATGGTGTTACAATTGCTAAAGCTATTGAATTGGAAGATCATTTTGAAAATATGGGAGCAAAATTAGTTGCAGAAGTTGCTTCTAAAACAAATGATATTGCTGGTGATGGTACAACAACTGCTACCGTACTTACTCAAGCAATTGTTAATGAAGGTATGAAGAACGTTACTGCAGGTGCAAACCCAGTTGGAATCCGTAAAGGAATTGAAAAAGCAACAAAAGCAGCTGTTAAATCATTACATGAAATGTCACATAAAGTTGAATCAAAGAGTGATATTCAACAAATTGCTTCTATTTCAGCAGCAAATGAAGAAGTAGGTAAATTTATTGCTGATGCGATGGAAAAAGTTGGTAACGATGGTGTTATTACAGTTGAAGAATCAAAGGGAATTGACACTTCATTAGATGTTGTTGAAGGTATGCAATTTGATCGTGGATACTTATCACAATACATGGTAACTGATGAAGATAAAATGGAAGCAGATCTAGATAATCCATACATTTTAGTTACAGATAAAAAGGTTTCAAACATTCAAGAATTATTACCATTGTTACAATCAATTGTTCAACAAGGTCGTCCATTGTTAATCATTGCAGATGATGTTGATGGTGAAGCATTACCAACATTAGTATTAAACAAGATTCGTGGAACATTCAATGTAGTTGCAGTTAAAGCACCAGGATTTGGTGATCGTCGTAAAGAAATGTTACAAGATATTGCAATTTTAACTGGTGCTACAGTTATTACTGATGACCTTGGCTTACAATTGAAAGATACAACAGTTGATCAATTAGGTTCAGCAGCTAAAGTTACAGTAACAAAGGAAAACACAACAATTGTGGAAGGTGCTGGAGATAAGAGCAAGATTGAAGAACGTGTTGCTCAAATTAAAGGTCAAATTGCTGAAACAACATCAGACTTTGATAAAGAAAAATTACAAGAACGTTTAGCTAAGTTAGCTGGCGGTGTTGCAGTTATTAAAGTTGGTGCAGCTACAGAAACAGAATTAAAAGAACAAAAATATCGTATTGAAGATGCATTAAATGCTACACGTGCTGCTGTGGAAGAAGGATTTGTTCCAGGTGGTGGTACAGCATTGGTAAATGCTATTAAAGATGTTGAAGAATTAGACGAAGCAGGCGATATTCAAACAGGTGTAAACATTGTAAAACGTGCTTTGGAAGAACCTGTACGTCAAATTGCTGAAAATGCAGGATTAGAAGGCTCAGTTATTGTAGAAAAACTTAAAGAACAAAAAGATGGTATTGGATACAATGCTGCTGCAGATAAATGGGAAGACATGGTTGATGCAGGAATTGTTGATCCAACTAAAGTTACTCGTTCTGCATTACAAAATGCTGCTTCAGTTTCAGCTTTATTATTAACAACAGAAGCTGTAGTTGCAGATAAACCAGAAGAAAAGAAAGATGCTGCTCCACAACAAGATATGGGTGGCATGATGTAA
- the holB gene encoding DNA polymerase III subunit delta', whose translation MEQEITVLQSKLTKHFAHLIQNKKLVHAYLLSGATGLGKLELAIWIAQAIFCNNPTVNAFPCLKCNECIRIKNNEHPDVIQIIPDGQSIKVDTIRYLKDEFSKSGLEGNRKVFIIKDAEKMTISAANSLLKFIEEPSGDITAFLLTSHLNQMLPTIVSRCQVVELDNLNQEVQIEKLINNQIDPSMARLLVHLNGNIEKLTELGTNEHFQKLVTEVFNWIKLVLENDLRSFVFIQTRLMSLTEDQEMQQYLLELMLLVNRDLLLIKYNQPDEIAFQKYKKELVVFTERISSSSLTTGIECILDTWNQKALNVSFQNILESLTLKLCQIYHKG comes from the coding sequence ATGGAACAAGAAATTACTGTACTTCAAAGTAAATTAACAAAACATTTTGCACATTTAATTCAAAATAAAAAACTTGTCCATGCGTATTTATTAAGTGGTGCAACTGGATTAGGAAAATTAGAACTAGCTATTTGGATTGCACAGGCAATTTTTTGTAATAATCCGACAGTAAATGCTTTTCCATGCTTAAAATGTAATGAATGTATAAGAATTAAAAATAATGAGCATCCTGATGTAATTCAAATTATTCCTGATGGTCAATCTATTAAAGTAGATACAATAAGATATTTAAAAGACGAATTTTCAAAAAGTGGTTTGGAAGGTAACCGAAAAGTTTTTATTATTAAAGATGCAGAGAAAATGACAATAAGTGCAGCAAATAGTTTATTAAAATTTATAGAGGAACCTTCAGGGGATATTACTGCATTTTTGTTGACAAGTCATTTAAATCAAATGTTACCAACAATTGTATCGCGTTGTCAGGTAGTAGAACTTGATAATTTAAATCAAGAGGTTCAAATTGAAAAATTAATAAATAATCAGATAGACCCGTCTATGGCACGGTTATTAGTTCATTTGAATGGAAATATAGAAAAATTAACTGAGTTAGGTACAAATGAACATTTTCAAAAATTAGTAACAGAAGTTTTTAATTGGATTAAGTTGGTTTTGGAAAATGATTTACGAAGTTTTGTTTTTATTCAAACAAGGTTAATGTCATTGACAGAAGATCAGGAAATGCAACAGTATTTATTGGAATTAATGTTATTAGTTAATCGAGATTTATTGTTAATCAAATATAATCAGCCTGATGAAATAGCCTTTCAAAAATATAAAAAAGAACTGGTTGTTTTTACTGAAAGAATTTCATCTTCAAGTTTAACGACTGGAATAGAATGTATATTAGATACATGGAATCAAAAAGCATTAAATGTATCATTTCAGAATATATTAGAATCATTAACATTGAAATTATGTCAAATTTATCATAAAGGGTAG
- a CDS encoding CPBP family intramembrane glutamic endopeptidase, which yields MAIEKNSLSILLGYLFILISQLIIQKIFWSSSILYILLTIIGIIGALLLLFLNHKFSYQNLVEYQKKPKKSHFIIWGFIGIGIVLISQLIIGAIWHFTTHSTAISQNTNQLLTIFQSFPIYGLDIIIASPIIEELIFRKVFFGNLTYYFNPIISGIISSTLFAIAHHDGHFIAYFVMGCIFELIYYKAKDLRASMISHMGLNLFILLFFELKFI from the coding sequence GTGGCAATTGAAAAGAATTCTCTTTCCATTTTGTTGGGATATCTATTTATATTGATTTCTCAACTTATTATTCAAAAAATTTTTTGGTCTTCTTCAATTCTATATATTTTGTTAACTATTATTGGAATTATAGGTGCACTATTACTTTTATTTTTGAATCATAAATTTAGTTATCAAAATTTAGTAGAATATCAAAAAAAGCCAAAAAAATCTCATTTTATTATCTGGGGATTTATTGGAATTGGAATAGTTTTAATCAGTCAATTAATAATCGGAGCAATTTGGCATTTTACAACACACTCTACTGCAATTTCTCAAAATACTAATCAACTATTAACTATTTTTCAAAGCTTTCCAATATATGGATTAGATATTATTATTGCATCCCCAATAATTGAAGAATTAATTTTTCGCAAAGTATTTTTTGGCAATTTAACTTATTACTTTAATCCTATTATTAGTGGAATTATTTCTAGTACTTTATTTGCGATAGCACATCATGATGGCCACTTTATTGCCTATTTTGTAATGGGATGCATTTTTGAATTAATATACTACAAAGCAAAAGACTTAAGAGCTTCTATGATAAGTCATATGGGACTAAACTTATTTATCCTACTCTTTTTTGAATTGAAATTTATATAA
- a CDS encoding acyl-[acyl-carrier-protein] thioesterase: MSGKQYTENHKVIYYETNVTGKLNIGNLVDLCMLVSTNQSEKLGVSNEKLDEMGLGWVVTQNIIDVKRLPQEHETVKITTIAQAYNRYFCYRDFYMYDENDQEIVHMHTIFALMDKTKRKIVCIKNEVIDPYEGDYTTKLERLPNPEKINHIDYQKEYRVRFMDIDSNQHVNNVHYFDWMLDTLPEEFLRTHEVKKINIVYKNEVRYGEVVESNTEYITSQNISLHEIKVKNKISCIAEVHWRNL, encoded by the coding sequence ATGTCAGGCAAACAATATACAGAAAATCATAAAGTTATTTATTATGAAACAAATGTAACAGGAAAATTAAATATTGGAAATTTAGTCGATTTATGTATGCTTGTATCAACGAATCAAAGTGAAAAGTTGGGGGTTTCAAATGAAAAATTAGATGAAATGGGCTTAGGTTGGGTTGTTACGCAAAATATCATTGATGTAAAACGACTACCACAAGAACATGAAACAGTGAAAATTACAACAATAGCCCAAGCATACAACCGATATTTTTGTTATCGAGACTTTTATATGTATGATGAAAATGATCAAGAAATTGTTCATATGCATACAATTTTTGCTTTAATGGATAAAACTAAGCGAAAGATAGTATGTATAAAAAATGAGGTTATTGATCCATATGAAGGGGACTATACTACTAAGTTAGAACGTTTGCCTAATCCTGAAAAAATTAATCATATAGACTATCAAAAAGAATATCGAGTAAGATTTATGGATATAGATAGTAATCAACATGTAAATAATGTTCATTACTTTGATTGGATGTTAGATACATTACCTGAAGAATTTTTACGTACACATGAAGTGAAAAAAATTAATATTGTTTATAAAAATGAAGTAAGATATGGAGAAGTAGTTGAAAGTAATACAGAATATATTACTAGTCAAAATATTTCTTTACATGAAATAAAAGTAAAAAACAAAATAAGTTGTATTGCCGAAGTTCATTGGCGCAATTTATAA
- a CDS encoding initiation-control protein YabA: MDKGELYDSFETMEQQALTMSQLLSSMRKEMTQIIEKNAQLEVENSHLRERLSELESNKKSKKTSHGLSNLEKLYHEGFHVCTQFFGSRREDDECIFCQQIIYGDKWREIDGNSKE; encoded by the coding sequence ATGGATAAGGGAGAATTATACGACAGTTTTGAAACGATGGAACAACAAGCATTAACAATGTCTCAATTATTATCATCAATGCGAAAGGAAATGACACAGATAATTGAGAAGAATGCACAATTGGAAGTTGAAAATAGTCACTTACGTGAACGTTTAAGTGAATTAGAAAGTAATAAGAAGTCTAAAAAGACTAGTCATGGACTGTCAAACTTAGAGAAATTATATCATGAAGGTTTTCATGTTTGTACACAGTTTTTTGGTTCACGCAGAGAGGATGACGAGTGCATCTTTTGTCAACAAATAATTTATGGGGATAAATGGAGAGAAATTGATGGCAATTCAAAAGAATAG